The following is a genomic window from bacterium.
TTGCGCGCCTCGCGCCGAAGCGAATCCTCACGCACGCCGGCGCGTTCGGCCACCGTTTTCACCCAGAGATCGCGCAGCATCTCGTCGCCGATGCGCGCAAGGATCGGGATCATTGCCTGCGCGGCGCGCGCGCGCCCTTCGTGGTCGTCGGGCTGCGCGCCGAACACGCGATCGACGACGTAGGCGATAAGCGAAACGGCCGCGTCGAGTTTTTGTTTCATCGCGTCCGCGCCCTCGCGGCGCAGGAACGAATCCGGATCGTCGCCGGCCGGAAGCGCGACCGCCTTGGGGACCTTGCCCGAGGGCAGGAACACCTCGAGCGCGCGCATGGTGGCGCGGCGGCCGGCCTCGTCGCCGTCGAAGATGATCACGACGTCATCGGCCAGGCGCGAAAGCTGCGTGACGTGCCGATCGGTCAGCGCCGTGCCGAGCGCGGCGAGCGATTCGGAAAAGCCGAACTGGTGCAGCATCATCACGTCGAGGTTGCCCTCGCACAGGATCGCGCGGCCGGTTTTCCGGATCGACTCGAGCGCCCGGTCGATTCCGAAGAAGTGATCGGATTTGTGGAACACCGCGCTCTCGGGCGAGTTGACGTATTTCGCCTCGTCCTCGTCGCCGAGGATGCGCCCGGAGAACGCGGCGATCTTCCCGGCCCGATTGCGCACGGGGAACATCAACCGGTTGCGGAAGCGGTCGTATCGCCGGCCGGCGTCGTTCGACGTGATCAATCCCGCGCGCTCGGCCGCGTCGACGTCGTGCCGCGCCTGACGCAGGTGACGCAGCAAGTTGTCCCATCCCGGCGGCGCGTATCCGAGATGAAATTGCCGCGCGACGTTCGGATCGAGTCCGCGGCGTTCGATGTAATCGCGCGCGATCTTTCCGGCCGCCGGATCGGCAAGCTGTTTCTTGAAAAAGTCCGCGGCCGCGTCGTTCGCCGCGAACAGCGCCTCGCGTTCGCCCTTGGGCATCACCGGCCCGCCGGTGACGATCGGAACGCCCGCGGCTTCCGCCAAATGCCGGACCGCTTCCACGAAATCGAGTCCCTGGGATTCCATGACAAGACCGATGACGTCGCCGCCCTTGCCGCATCCGAAGCACTTGAAAAGGCCGAGGTCGGGATTGACGTTGAAGCTCGGCGTGCGCTCCTGGTGAAACGGACACAACCCGATGAAGCTCCGCCCCGCGCGGCGAAGCTGTGTGAGCCGCTCCGCGATCTTGACGATGTCGGTGCGCCGACGGATTTCGTCGAGCGTTTCGTCGGGAATGCGTCCCACGGTGATGCTCCAAGACGCGGCGCCGAATCGGCCGTCGGACTAGATGTTGATGACGCTCATCACCTGGTCGAAAACGTCGATCGCGATCGGCGCGAGGAACGACGAGTTTACCACGGCGGCGAGCCCCGGCGATATCGCGCCTTCCATCATCACCGCCGCGATGACGCCGACGGCGATGAATCCTTTGGCCGCGCCAAAAAGCGAGCCGAGAAAGCGGTTCATGCCCGAAAGCGCCAGCACCTTCGCGCCTTGTGAGAGGACCGAGCCAAGCGCGGCGGACGCGAACACGATCGCCAGGAACACCGCGAGGAACGCGACGAACTTGGCGAGCCCCGCGGATATGCCAAGCAGGCCCGCGACGAATCCGCCGAGTCCGCCGTAGACGTTGGTGGCGAAAAAGAACGCGACGATGAAGCCGACAAGCGTGAGCGCCTCGTTGAAAAAGCCCTTGAAAAAGCCCTTGGCCGCGAAAACGCCGACGACGATGACGATGAGAATATCGACGTAAGGCATGCGTTACGAGGTCAGAACGCGCAGGGCGATCTGCTGCACGCGCTTGCCGTCTGTGCGGCCCGCGGCCCTTGTCAAAACCGGCTTCATGATCTTGCCGATATCGCGCGGCGAAACGGCGCCGGCCTCGGCGGCCGCCTCGCGCACCATCGCCTCGATCTCGTCGTCGGAAAGTTCGGCGGGCAGATACTCCGCGAGGATCTTTGCCTCCGCGCGTTCCTTGTCCGCCTGATCGGCGCGCCCGCCCGCGCCGAACGCCTCGGCGGCCTCCTCGCGGCGCTTGATCTCCTTTCGGAGGATCGCGATGACGCCGGCGTCGTCGAGCGTGCCGCCATCGATTTCGATCTTGTTCAGTTCCGCCTTCGTCATTCGAAGGACGGATGTGCGCAGTTTGTCCTGCGCCTTCATCGCGCCTTTCAGATCGTCGAGAAGGCGCTTGGCGATGTCCGACATGATTGGTTCCTCGTGGGCATAACGGATGGGCGAATCGCCATCGTCGCGCGGCCGTTTGTCATCCGCAAGACGCACGATGGCGGCGGCACGCGCGGTTGTCAAAGGGGGTGTGGCGGTTCGCGTCAAGCGTCGCCGAGGCCCGGTGCATTACGGCCGTCCGCCGCCTCGCACGCGCCGCCAATCCGGCGCCAGGCGATCAAGCCATCCGCTTGCGATCGCGTACCGCCCGGCGCGCTCCGCGAGACGCAACACCGCGTCCGCCGGATCGAACGGATCGTCGCCGGCAAGATAATCCCACGCCACGGGAGGCACGCGGCCGCTCGTGACGATCATCGTTCGCGCGGCGGGAACAGGCGCCATGCCGCGGATCCAGGGCACGAGCCGGCGCCGGCCTACAAACGACAGATCCTCGCCGCGTCTTGTTTCGATGACGCCCGTCGCTGAGCTGACGAATACGAGATCGTTCGCGTCGTCAATCGCGATCGCGCGCGCGCCCACGGGCGCGTCCGCCGACGCGATTTCCTCGAACGTGGAGGGGTCATAGGCCGAAACGCGCATCAGGCGCGCATAGCCGATCAACAAGCGGTCGCGGCGCGCGTCGTAGGTCATCTCGTAGGCGTTATCGGGCAGCTTCACCGAACGGATCGTCGAAAGGTCGCGCGGCGACAGCGCCATCAGCCGCCGCGTCTTGAGCACCAGCAGTTCGTCGCGCTTTTCGTCCCAGATCACGCGCCACAGCTCGTCGTGGCGTTCGGACAGGATGCGCGCGTCGATCGCCGCGCCGCGCGCAAGGTCAATGAGCGCGATCGACGCCTCGCGCCGGTGCGTCACGGCCAGGAGTCCATGCGCGGGCATGAGCGCCAGGCGAAGCGTCTCGGCATACGGGATGAATGTCTCTTTTCGCGAGAATCGGTGCGTCCCGACCTCGCGCGCCGTATTGAGATCGACGACGTGCAAGACGTTCGCCGCGCCGTCGTACACGTACGCGCGCCGGTTTTCGAAATCGTAAGCCGCTTCGTCCCACTGAAAACCCGGATATCGGACAAACGGTTCGCGATACCATCGGCCGTCGATTTCGCGAACGAAATCGATGGCGTGCAGGCATTTCAAAAGGACGTCGTTTGTCCGGGGGAGAGGACGGACCTGATACGAATCCTCGCACCGTGGCGCGACCTGGTGCGGGACGTTTGTGTTGACGAGCAGCGCCTCGCGCGGCGTCCGGCCGATCTCGAACGGATTTTCGATGGGAAACGACGGCTGGTGCGCCGCGATCGCGACAAGCGGAATCGCCGCGCCGGCAGCCAGAAACACGGGACGCGCGATCGACCACCATCGCGCGGGCGATAGCGTCGCGGCGACGATCCACCACGCGGCGGGCGCGGGCGCAAGCAGAAGCGGCACGAGCCAAAAGCCGCGGTCTTGCGACACGGGATACCGCCGCGCGGCGATGTGAGCGGCAAAACCGAAGGCCGTCGCGAGTGCAAGCCTGATGTAGGGTCCGCGTGGCCATTCGAAACTGTCGCCGCCGAATGCGCGCGGCGGCCCGGCGGCGCCGTAAAGGATCATCGGCGGCGATAAAACAAGCACGAAGGCGAGTAACGCGAAGACGGTGCCAAAGATCGACAAGCGTGCGCGATGGCCGGATGCGTCGCCTTGATCGGCTCCCCGCGCGGCGGGGACAACCAGCGCGGCGAGGAACGCGATCCCGAGAAGGACGGCGACAAGAAGTGGAAACTCGATCCACGTCAGGAAGTAGAGCGCGCCCCAATCGTCGCTCGTGGCGACACCGATTTCGGCCGCGGCCTGCGCGAACAGCGGTTGAAAATGCAGGCCGAAAAGCACCGGCACAAAACCGGTCGCCGTCGCCAGGACGATCGCGCGCCGGCCGGCGCAAAGGCCGGTCCAGCGGCTGGAAAATCTCGACGGGAAATCCGCGGCGGCGGAAAAGATCGGGCGAATGCGCCTCATCGGCACGCAATGTCGCACGAACGGCGATACCGTGCCATCCGCGTCCGGCGCCCTCAGCCGTTGCCGCCGTCGCCCGCCGTATCCCAGTCCGGAACGAAGCGCGTACCTCCCGTGCCGATGAAAAGACGACCGGAGCGTTCGATGACGCGAAGGAGCCAATCGTCAAGGTCGAGCGGAGGATCGTCCAGGTAGCGGTATACCACGGGGCCGACGCGCCCGCTTGTGACGATCATGTCGCCCGTCGGGGGCACCGGCGTGAGGTAGCGCGGCCACGGCAAGATACGCCGGCGATTCACGAACGACAGATCTTCGCCGCGTCGCGTTTCGATGACGCCCGTCACCGCCCCCGCGAACACCAGGTCGTTGACCGGATCGATCGCGATCGGCCGGACGCCCGCGGGGGCGTTGGCGCGGACGCGCTCCTCGAAGGTCGCGGCGTCGTAGGCCGCCATGCGCATCAGGCGGGCGAATCCAATCAGCAAACGGCCGCGCCGCTCATCGAATCCCATGTCGTACGCCCGATCGGGCAATTCGATGGCGCGAATCGTCGACAGATCGTCCGGCGAGAGCGCAAGCAGCCGGCGCGTTTTCAGGACGTAAAGCTCGCCGCGATCGCCGTTCCAGATCAGGCGCCACAGTTCGTCGGTCCCCTCGGACAGGTCGCGGGCCGCGAGGATCTCGCCCGTTTCGGGGTTGATGATCGCAAGCGTTCCCTGGCGCCGATGCGAAGCGGCCAGAAGGCCGCGCCCGGTCATGAACACCATTCGGATCGTCTCGCCGTTCGGGATGCCCGTCTTGTCGATGTCGAGGGGAATCGCGCGGATCTCGCCGGGCAAATGGAGGTCGATTTCATGGAGCGTGTTGGTCCGGGCGACGTAATCGGCTTCGAGAATCCAAGCGCGGCCGCGCTCGAAATCGAAAGCGGCCTCGTCCCATGTGAACATGTAAGGCGCCAGAAGATCGCGATGCCAGCGTCCACCGAACTTTGTCACCAGATTCAGGCCGCCAAGGCACGACAGCAACACCTCGGGGCGGTCCGGCACCAGCAGCGCCTGATAGGAGTGAAGGCAGGTGTGATATTGCTCGTACCGTCCCTGAGGATGATTGAAAATTCGCTGCCGCGGATTCGTTCCGACCGGGAATGGATTGTCCTCATGGAATACCGGCTGATGGCCGGCGATCGCCAGAAGCGGGACGGCCGCGTTCGCGAGCAAAAACACGGGGCGCCACAAATTCCACCACCGCGACGGAAACGAGCCCGCGACGGCCGGCCACCACGCGGCGGGGATCGGAAACGGCAACGCGAATAGCGCCAGAAGCGCCGGAGAAATCCGTCTCGACGGAGGAACGGCCCGAAACGCGATGTGAATCGAAAAGGCGAACGCCGTCACCGCCGCCGCGACGACGTAAGCGCGATTCGGCCACTCGATGATTCTTGACCCGGCGCCGTCAGGCGGCGGCGCGATGTCGTACAGCGCCAGTGACGGCAGAACGATAAGGGCGAACGAAAGCCCCGCGAACGTCGCGCCGAAAATCGTCGCGAACCGTGCGATACGAAAGGGCCGGCCGCCCGCACGGGGGCTGGCGCCGGAGCGGACGGTAAACGCCGCCGCCGACGCAAGAAACAGCATCGCGCCGACCATGACGGGGAAGTCGATCCAGGTAAGCAGATAAAGCAGATCCCAATCGTCGCTGCCCACGGTTCCGAGTTCGTGGAGCGCTTGATGGACGAGGGGGAGAAGCCGCTTGGAGCTAACGTAAAGGACGGCAATCGACGCGGCCAAAAGGATCGGCACGCGCGTGGGCGAGCGCTGCCTGTTCCACCACTCCGCGAGGGCGCCGTCACCGGCCGTCCCGGCTTCGCGCCCCAAGGCGTCGCTACCCGGCATGGGCAA
Proteins encoded in this region:
- the dnaG gene encoding DNA primase yields the protein MGRIPDETLDEIRRRTDIVKIAERLTQLRRAGRSFIGLCPFHQERTPSFNVNPDLGLFKCFGCGKGGDVIGLVMESQGLDFVEAVRHLAEAAGVPIVTGGPVMPKGEREALFAANDAAADFFKKQLADPAAGKIARDYIERRGLDPNVARQFHLGYAPPGWDNLLRHLRQARHDVDAAERAGLITSNDAGRRYDRFRNRLMFPVRNRAGKIAAFSGRILGDEDEAKYVNSPESAVFHKSDHFFGIDRALESIRKTGRAILCEGNLDVMMLHQFGFSESLAALGTALTDRHVTQLSRLADDVVIIFDGDEAGRRATMRALEVFLPSGKVPKAVALPAGDDPDSFLRREGADAMKQKLDAAVSLIAYVVDRVFGAQPDDHEGRARAAQAMIPILARIGDEMLRDLWVKTVAERAGVREDSLRREARKGRRPRLAPQGATRRADTGEGRADPERSLARLLVTHPKFAARFLDEGVADLFENRAWRDIALSIAHNAAMAQDDADLNLAGIVGAIADERLREDVAGFGLADDGLSDAGAAEAFDDFVAHIKARKARARLADVDALMRQAEAGGDAVKSMALAHERLVLQRLLKDAPFGKDGQTHG
- a CDS encoding GatB/YqeY domain-containing protein encodes the protein MSDIAKRLLDDLKGAMKAQDKLRTSVLRMTKAELNKIEIDGGTLDDAGVIAILRKEIKRREEAAEAFGAGGRADQADKERAEAKILAEYLPAELSDDEIEAMVREAAAEAGAVSPRDIGKIMKPVLTRAAGRTDGKRVQQIALRVLTS
- a CDS encoding CvpA family protein, which encodes MPYVDILIVIVVGVFAAKGFFKGFFNEALTLVGFIVAFFFATNVYGGLGGFVAGLLGISAGLAKFVAFLAVFLAIVFASAALGSVLSQGAKVLALSGMNRFLGSLFGAAKGFIAVGVIAAVMMEGAISPGLAAVVNSSFLAPIAIDVFDQVMSVINI